In the Planctomycetaceae bacterium genome, GATTGATCCGCCTGCTCCTGAAGGGCGACGGTATTAATCCGCTGTACGTACCCAATCGAATCGCCATAAACGGGCTGACTGCCCTTCGGTGGATCGAAGACCGCAATCCCCCCGAGACGAGGAGACGACTTTCGCTTCTGAATGGCGGCCTTCGCTGCAGCTTCGACTTTGTCGATGGTGTATCCCAGGCGTCCGAGACGTGCGATGCTGTCGACCCACCAGATGAATGACAGGATCACAATGGCAAAGACGGTTGTGGTCAGGACGAACAGGACAAACAGACTGGCCTTTCCTTCGAAGTGCCCGTTCATTAATGCAACAATAGCGACGACGCTGTAAATAAACGCCCCGATAAACACGGACAGCGCATTCTGTGAAACATCATCGGCGATAATCAGAGGAAAGGACCGCGGCGTGGCAGAACTGCTGGCCGACGTGTAAGCGGAGACCATCGAACCGACAGAGAACGTGGCCATCACCAGCATACTGGACGCCATGATCTTCAGAAGAGCCTCTGTCGACTCTTTCGAAAACTCGGGCAGGAAACGGCCGAGGTCCGTCATGTCCAGAAGGCTCGCCAGGTAGACTGCGATGATCGAAAGCACGCAGATGCCGAGCGGTTTGATCCATAGACGCTCATGGAGCCGCTTGATGACAAAACTCAGTTGATCCCACATCGAATCGATCGATTCTTTCGGTTTTGCACCACGCTTCACCACCATCGCGGCAGTCATCTCCGCGATAAAATCCACAGCATTCAGGACGAACTCAGGAATGATATCCGTGACATGCTCGGTCAGCCAGAGAAAACGTCATTCCGGGGACTGACTGATTCGTGAAGAAAGGTCCGCGGCAGGGGACGCGTACGTTTGGTCGGCATCCGTGGATACTGAATGACTTCGCATGATGCAAATTCGCCGTGGGTTTCATTTGAGTCGGCCTTCGAGTTGGCACCGCAGCAACAAAGGATTGCGGAAAACCACGCGTGATCCGGGCATCACTGCCCGCCCCGGTTCCTGCTCCGGCAGGGACAGAAGAACAAAGTCGACGAGCAGCCGTGGACAAGCCAAGTTCGTTTGAAACCATCAGACATCGGCCGGCGCATCCAGAGCAGGGTGCGGCTGCTTCAGTCCCTTCGGCACCGGAGGTGCCGTAGCGTCTCCGTCAGACTCATGCGCACCAGCCGGGCAACATACAGCGGACAAGGTGAGATCTGAACTTAAAAGTCACGCAGGATGGGCACGACTTCGGTTTGAATCGGCCCTCCGGTCACTTCGACTTCTCCATTCGCATGAATGCAGACGTCAATTTCGCTTCGCACCCCGAACTCCGGCAGATAGATACCGGGTTCGATTGTGAACAGAGTTCGCGGAAGGATCAGTCGCGTTTCGTGAGTCTCCAGATTGTCGATGTGCGTGCCATTTCCGTGGGTCTCCTGAGCCATATTGTGCCCGGTCCGATGACAGAATTGGGGGCCGTAACCAGCTTTTTCTATGACTCCGCGTACAGCATCATCCACTTCCCATCCCTGTAACGGACGTCCCTGAGCGAACGCAGACTTCACACATTCGATACCCGCATCGCGCCCCGCCGCGACGATCCTGAAGATTTTGGTGTACTGCTCCGGAACTTCTGTTCCGACGAAGCCGGTTCGCGTGAGGTCACTGTAAATGCCGCCGGGCTTGTCCATTTTCGCCCATAAATCAATCAGCACAAAACTACCCTGTCGGATGGTTGTGTCCGTTCCTGTGCCGGTTTCGTAGTGAGGATTGCCACCATTCGGGCCAACCCCGACGATGGGAGCGTGATATGTCGTCAGGCCGTTCGCGTGAAAGTGCTGCATAATCGCTTCGCGCACTTCCAGTTCCTCCACGCTTCCCCTGGCACGAACGTTGTCCGCGATGAACTTCCATGCCAGATCAAAGGCAGCCGTTGTATGTTTTGTCGCCTCGTAGTGCAGTTGCAGCTGTTGATCTGTAAGCGCCGATTCAAAAAGTGAAATCATGTCCCCGGAGGATGCGACATCGCAGCCGAACGAACGCACTAACTCTACGGTTCCGGCATCGACACGAGACACATAGGGATTTGCATTTCGCGGCGAGTACTCCATGGCAACTCTTCCAGAACCAGCAACCATTTGCTGAACCCCGGCTTCAAAATCCTGCCACTTCAGGTAGATGATCTTTTCACCGGGGAGATGATCCAGTACGTCCGATTCGATCCTGTGCACAAGTCGGACAGGCTGCCCCTCAGCAGGTACAAAGTAAGCGTACCGCCGAGACCCGCTGAAGCCTTCCGGCATCTGCAGCACTCGTTGGGCGAGTATGTTGCTGCCGCGGAAATCGTAAAGAAACCAGCCATCGAAGCCGAACTGGCGAATTGCCGATTGAATTGCATTGAGGTCAAACATGGCCTGGTTTCGATTTCACGATGGAACGAATTGAGGATGGAACGCCACCAACGGTCGGGCAGTGATTTTCGGAATCTGCAGAACGACACCGCCCCGTATGCTGACTGGAGCGGCAAATGATGTTGCTGAAAGATTCTTCTGGTGACCTAACCGTTACCGAGTTCAACAATCTGCAGCAGCTGCGCCTTTTCCGGCTCGGCAACGTCGCTGTGACAAGTCGCTTTACCAGACTCCGCTCCCATGGTTTTGCGAGTCTTCGAAGCAAGC is a window encoding:
- a CDS encoding M24 family metallopeptidase → MFDLNAIQSAIRQFGFDGWFLYDFRGSNILAQRVLQMPEGFSGSRRYAYFVPAEGQPVRLVHRIESDVLDHLPGEKIIYLKWQDFEAGVQQMVAGSGRVAMEYSPRNANPYVSRVDAGTVELVRSFGCDVASSGDMISLFESALTDQQLQLHYEATKHTTAAFDLAWKFIADNVRARGSVEELEVREAIMQHFHANGLTTYHAPIVGVGPNGGNPHYETGTGTDTTIRQGSFVLIDLWAKMDKPGGIYSDLTRTGFVGTEVPEQYTKIFRIVAAGRDAGIECVKSAFAQGRPLQGWEVDDAVRGVIEKAGYGPQFCHRTGHNMAQETHGNGTHIDNLETHETRLILPRTLFTIEPGIYLPEFGVRSEIDVCIHANGEVEVTGGPIQTEVVPILRDF
- a CDS encoding DUF2254 domain-containing protein, which translates into the protein MTAAMVVKRGAKPKESIDSMWDQLSFVIKRLHERLWIKPLGICVLSIIAVYLASLLDMTDLGRFLPEFSKESTEALLKIMASSMLVMATFSVGSMVSAYTSASSSATPRSFPLIIADDVSQNALSVFIGAFIYSVVAIVALMNGHFEGKASLFVLFVLTTTVFAIVILSFIWWVDSIARLGRLGYTIDKVEAAAKAAIQKRKSSPRLGGIAVFDPPKGSQPVYGDSIGYVQRINTVALQEQADQSQLKVLVTALPGTFCMPGRPVAWIVSDASESVSSEELNAVSAAFVIGDARVFDEDPRFGLIVLSEIASRALSPAVNDPGTAIDVTHTQLRLFLAWHECGEEQQDKDPEVQFDRVAVPELSMADMFDDAFAAIARDGAGTVEVIVRLLKVLQSLTATSNPSIRAAAVAQAEIVLARAEKALTLPQDLATAQKAAAFIAAPESAPSAVVA